The Candidatus Methylomirabilis sp. genome window below encodes:
- a CDS encoding 4Fe-4S binding protein, translating to MISRLLGAILLLLPAAAAAHGEHGAASPLGGMSRVTVQGYQVELLSQPGPLAAGQESQIVAKVSKNSPLRAVSGGRVLISLAPAGALRDPSPASEVTWAGSYTVTVTPERRGPHQLRVLLEELEEQRFEPPLLVEFQVAVERAPGLGALVWTLLALVGGIAVLGVYAVALRARLGPPADGALNLLQIPWLRRLLTAPALQPSLQVPLLFLMGVVVVLGFFDVQDGGVNLATKLTWTIWWAGIIFTFFLAGRVWCLACPFGALNEWTARLAAPVRRLPRPFRNLWWATGMFVLLTWADEQLGVVRSPWVTAWIVLFFAALAVAIGLFYERRSFCRYLCPIGGLIGIYSMTAPVELRARDSAVCAADREKACYRGSGAARGCPMFEFPQTMDRNNYCHLCAECVKGCGHENLLLRFRAFGKDLWASRRRVLDESYLAVALVGLTLLVTAQMLTAWPVWISAMARWLPGLVKSILKPVTYLGLVESILLLGGALVVVPLLILAGAAVADRLAGAAGLGLRKTFVLFGYMFVPVGLALHLAHNLAHLLLEGGGIVPVVQRAVALYTPFSLGQPDWRILPLAPEPVVGLLQMAFMVGFFGLSLLAGHRLSLRAYPDPRTASRVLIPMAALSFVFTVAGIVLLNQPMGMRHGM from the coding sequence GGGCGATCCTCCTCCTGCTCCCCGCCGCCGCGGCCGCGCACGGGGAGCACGGCGCGGCCAGTCCCCTCGGCGGGATGAGTCGGGTGACGGTCCAAGGGTATCAGGTGGAGCTCCTGAGCCAGCCGGGCCCGCTCGCGGCCGGCCAGGAGAGCCAGATCGTCGCCAAAGTCTCCAAGAACTCCCCGCTCCGTGCCGTTTCCGGGGGGCGGGTGCTCATCAGCCTGGCCCCGGCGGGCGCCCTCCGCGATCCCTCCCCGGCCTCCGAGGTGACATGGGCCGGCAGCTACACGGTCACGGTCACCCCTGAGCGGCGGGGGCCCCACCAGCTCCGCGTCCTCCTGGAGGAGCTGGAGGAGCAGCGCTTCGAGCCGCCCCTCCTGGTGGAGTTCCAGGTCGCGGTCGAGCGGGCTCCCGGGCTCGGGGCGCTCGTCTGGACGCTCCTCGCCCTGGTCGGGGGCATCGCCGTCCTCGGGGTGTACGCCGTTGCCCTTCGGGCGAGGCTCGGGCCCCCGGCCGACGGGGCCCTCAACCTCCTGCAGATCCCATGGCTGCGGCGGCTCCTGACCGCCCCCGCGCTCCAGCCGTCGCTCCAGGTCCCGCTGCTCTTCCTGATGGGGGTGGTCGTGGTCCTCGGCTTCTTCGACGTCCAGGATGGCGGGGTCAACCTGGCCACGAAGCTCACCTGGACCATCTGGTGGGCCGGGATCATCTTCACCTTCTTTCTCGCGGGGCGCGTGTGGTGTCTGGCCTGTCCCTTCGGCGCGCTGAACGAGTGGACCGCGCGGCTGGCGGCGCCGGTGCGGCGGCTCCCCAGGCCGTTCCGGAACCTCTGGTGGGCCACGGGAATGTTCGTTCTCCTCACCTGGGCCGACGAGCAGCTCGGGGTGGTGCGCTCGCCGTGGGTGACCGCCTGGATCGTGCTCTTCTTCGCGGCCCTGGCGGTTGCGATCGGCCTCTTCTACGAGCGGCGGAGCTTCTGCCGGTACCTCTGCCCGATCGGGGGCCTGATCGGAATCTACTCCATGACGGCGCCCGTCGAGCTGCGCGCCAGGGATAGCGCCGTCTGCGCTGCGGACCGGGAGAAGGCCTGCTATCGGGGGAGCGGGGCGGCCCGGGGATGCCCGATGTTCGAGTTCCCCCAGACCATGGACCGGAACAATTACTGCCACCTCTGCGCCGAGTGCGTGAAGGGTTGCGGGCATGAGAATCTCCTGCTCCGCTTCCGCGCCTTCGGCAAGGACCTCTGGGCCTCGCGGCGTCGCGTCCTCGACGAGTCGTACCTGGCGGTCGCCCTGGTGGGGCTGACGCTGCTCGTGACCGCGCAGATGCTGACCGCCTGGCCGGTCTGGATCTCAGCGATGGCGCGCTGGCTCCCGGGCCTTGTCAAGAGTATCCTGAAGCCGGTCACGTACCTGGGGCTGGTCGAGTCGATCCTCCTCCTGGGCGGCGCTCTCGTCGTGGTGCCGCTCCTGATCCTTGCTGGGGCGGCGGTGGCCGACCGGCTGGCAGGGGCGGCGGGCCTCGGGCTTCGTAAGACCTTTGTCCTCTTCGGCTACATGTTCGTCCCGGTCGGGCTTGCGCTCCATCTGGCCCACAACCTGGCCCACCTGCTCCTCGAGGGGGGAGGGATCGTCCCCGTCGTCCAGCGTGCGGTGGCGCTCTACACGCCGTTCTCCCTCGGGCAGCCCGACTGGCGGATCCTCCCGCTGGCCCCCGAGCCGGTGGTCGGGCTCCTCCAGATGGCCTTCATGGTCGGGTTCTTCGGTCTGTCGCTCCTGGCCGGGCATCGGCTGTCGCTCCGCGCGTACCCGGACCCGCGGACCGCTAGCCGGGTCCTGATCCCGATGGCGGCGCTGTCCTTCGTCTTCACCGTGGCCGGCATCGTGCTGCTGAACCAGCCGATGGGAATGCGTCACGGGATGTGA
- a CDS encoding ethylbenzene dehydrogenase-related protein has protein sequence MKRTWKWAVPAFLLAVGIGLGLFAAPLDAQQKNVLVAKKVAAPPTLDGVMEDSWKNAPPLTVKVLGGRNLPGGTTEVTLRAVYTADMVYFLAQYKDATDSVRRSPWVKQADGSWQKLKDPNDKGGDNNLYYEDKMAVIWNISSPAFEQRGCLSACHTGEGKPFGNKYTKDAGERLDMWHWKGVRTGPVGQIDDQYVDSTRYDKEKSPEAGRHGDPKTGGGYKDNVSDDKKGPKFALKGNAPAPPYWIFDSEKEPLDNAKYKAGDEVPGIIIAPFADDRGEIAARHAWKDGVRTIEFSRKLVTGSEFDVQFSDMKKQYAFGVSVFDNAQVRHAYSPGVLKMAFE, from the coding sequence ATGAAACGCACCTGGAAGTGGGCAGTCCCCGCCTTCCTGTTGGCGGTGGGGATCGGCCTGGGGCTCTTCGCCGCGCCGCTCGACGCGCAGCAGAAGAACGTCCTGGTCGCCAAGAAGGTCGCCGCCCCGCCGACGCTCGACGGGGTCATGGAGGACTCCTGGAAGAACGCCCCTCCGCTCACGGTCAAGGTCCTGGGGGGCCGGAACCTGCCCGGCGGAACGACGGAGGTCACGCTCCGCGCGGTCTACACGGCAGACATGGTGTACTTCCTCGCGCAGTACAAGGACGCGACCGACAGCGTCCGCCGGAGCCCGTGGGTGAAGCAGGCCGACGGCTCCTGGCAGAAGCTGAAGGACCCGAACGACAAGGGGGGGGATAACAACCTCTACTACGAAGACAAGATGGCGGTGATCTGGAACATCTCCTCTCCGGCCTTCGAGCAGCGGGGGTGCCTGTCGGCCTGCCACACTGGCGAGGGGAAGCCCTTCGGCAACAAGTACACCAAGGACGCCGGCGAGCGCCTGGACATGTGGCACTGGAAGGGCGTGCGGACGGGACCCGTCGGGCAGATTGACGACCAGTACGTGGACAGCACCCGGTACGACAAGGAGAAGAGCCCGGAGGCCGGTCGGCATGGCGATCCCAAGACGGGCGGGGGCTACAAGGACAACGTGAGCGATGATAAGAAGGGGCCGAAGTTCGCCCTGAAGGGGAACGCGCCGGCTCCGCCCTACTGGATCTTCGACAGCGAGAAAGAGCCGCTCGACAACGCGAAGTACAAGGCCGGCGACGAGGTGCCGGGGATCATCATCGCCCCCTTCGCCGACGACCGCGGCGAAATTGCCGCCAGGCACGCCTGGAAGGACGGCGTGAGGACGATCGAGTTTTCCCGGAAGCTCGTGACCGGCAGCGAGTTCGACGTGCAGTTCAGCGACATGAAGAAACAGTACGCCTTCGGCGTGTCGGTGTTCGACAACGCCCAGGTCCGCCACGCCTACAGCCCCGGTGTCCTGAAGATGGCATTCGAGTAG
- a CDS encoding c-type cytochrome yields MKRARNWTVALLFPLLLWPLGPASAQSLFGPTQDPLAGARVFGVKGCAGCHAVNGVGGTVGPDLGRIPRPRSFFDLAAAMWNHLPRMAERMRQLGIPRPHLNARETGDLIAFLFTLNYFDPPGNPETGRRLFTEKKCVVCHQVRGVGGVVGPNLDFVQQYSSPILVAAALWNHGPAMAQAMRARRIERPTFRESELVDLLAYLKSASPEPVEGPLYVLPGRAEEGRRLFAERRCLACHSVRGQGGRVGPDLAERVVHRSLTQFAAAMWNKAPAMLEAMRVRGIAVPQLTAGEMADLVAYLYAVQYFADPADPRRGEGLVASKGCLTCHTLSGLGGKVAGDLARVKGLDSSPAVIAALWNHAFLMEQWPERQKVAWPRFRAEEMAELAAFLRTTGRTR; encoded by the coding sequence ATGAAGCGGGCCAGGAACTGGACCGTCGCCCTCCTTTTCCCCCTCCTCCTCTGGCCTCTCGGCCCGGCTTCTGCCCAGTCCCTCTTCGGTCCCACCCAGGATCCGCTGGCCGGCGCCCGCGTGTTCGGGGTCAAGGGCTGCGCCGGGTGTCACGCCGTGAACGGCGTGGGCGGGACCGTCGGGCCCGATCTCGGCCGCATCCCGCGCCCCCGGTCCTTCTTCGATCTCGCCGCGGCCATGTGGAACCACCTGCCCCGCATGGCGGAGCGGATGCGGCAGCTCGGCATTCCGCGCCCCCACCTGAATGCCCGGGAGACCGGCGATCTCATTGCCTTCCTCTTCACGCTCAACTACTTCGATCCCCCCGGAAACCCCGAGACCGGCCGGCGGCTCTTCACCGAGAAGAAGTGCGTCGTCTGCCACCAGGTCCGTGGCGTCGGTGGGGTGGTCGGGCCGAATCTCGACTTCGTGCAGCAGTACAGCTCGCCGATCCTCGTGGCTGCGGCCCTGTGGAACCACGGCCCCGCCATGGCCCAGGCGATGCGGGCGAGGCGGATCGAGCGCCCCACCTTCCGGGAATCGGAACTGGTGGACCTGCTCGCCTATCTGAAGAGCGCCTCGCCGGAGCCGGTGGAGGGCCCCCTCTACGTTCTCCCCGGCCGGGCGGAGGAGGGACGCCGACTCTTCGCGGAGAGGCGCTGCCTCGCGTGCCACAGCGTGAGGGGGCAGGGCGGCCGCGTGGGCCCCGATCTGGCGGAACGGGTCGTTCATCGGAGCCTGACGCAGTTTGCGGCGGCGATGTGGAACAAGGCCCCGGCCATGCTGGAGGCGATGAGGGTTCGAGGAATCGCGGTCCCCCAACTCACGGCCGGGGAAATGGCCGACCTCGTGGCCTACCTCTACGCCGTCCAGTATTTCGCCGACCCCGCCGATCCCCGCCGGGGCGAGGGCCTGGTGGCGAGCAAGGGCTGCCTGACCTGTCACACGCTCTCGGGCCTGGGGGGGAAGGTCGCGGGCGATCTGGCGCGGGTGAAGGGCCTCGACTCCTCCCCCGCGGTCATCGCCGCCTTGTGGAACCACGCTTTTCTCATGGAGCAGTGGCCCGAGCGGCAGAAGGTCGCCTGGCCGCGCTTCCGGGCCGAGGAGATGGCGGAGCTGGCGGCGTTCCTCCGAACGACGGGCCGGACCCGGTGA
- a CDS encoding cytochrome c3 family protein — MRPGSLAALGGLGLSVSLSLAWPSAAPAQQAAESCVTCHLEMGDDRLAAPVKAFAEDIHAAKGFGCASCHGGDPKEAGMEAMDPAKGYLGKPDRQQVPQLCGRCHSDARFMKRYNPALRVDQVTEYVTSVHGRRLRELGDPKVAVCVSCHPAHAIRPPSDPRSSVHPLKVAETCGSCHADAPYMAPYKIPTDQLQKYKGSVHWKTMAEKGDLSAPTCNDCHGNHGAAPPGISWVGNVCGQCHTVMAELFAKSRHAKVFTQLGAPGCATCHENHEIKEASDEMLGLGEGAVCAACHAAGDKGGKGAADMRALLDGLRGETDKARTILLQAEHAGMEVSQAQFELKGA, encoded by the coding sequence ATGCGGCCGGGGAGCCTCGCCGCGCTCGGGGGGCTCGGCCTCTCCGTTTCCCTCTCGCTGGCCTGGCCATCGGCGGCGCCGGCGCAGCAGGCGGCGGAGAGCTGCGTCACCTGCCACCTCGAGATGGGTGACGACCGGCTCGCCGCGCCCGTGAAAGCTTTCGCTGAGGACATCCACGCGGCCAAGGGGTTCGGCTGTGCCTCCTGCCACGGGGGCGACCCGAAGGAAGCCGGGATGGAGGCGATGGACCCCGCCAAGGGGTACCTCGGCAAACCCGACCGGCAGCAGGTCCCGCAGCTCTGCGGCCGCTGCCACTCGGACGCCCGGTTCATGAAGCGGTACAACCCCGCGCTGCGGGTAGATCAGGTAACCGAGTATGTGACGTCGGTGCACGGGAGGCGGCTCCGGGAGCTCGGCGACCCGAAGGTGGCGGTCTGCGTCAGCTGCCATCCGGCCCACGCCATCCGGCCGCCGTCGGACCCCCGATCGAGCGTCCATCCCCTGAAGGTGGCGGAGACGTGCGGTTCCTGCCACGCCGACGCCCCATACATGGCACCGTACAAGATCCCCACCGACCAGCTCCAGAAGTACAAGGGGAGCGTCCACTGGAAGACGATGGCGGAGAAGGGTGACCTCTCGGCCCCCACGTGCAACGACTGCCACGGCAACCACGGCGCGGCGCCGCCGGGGATCTCGTGGGTGGGCAACGTCTGCGGGCAGTGCCATACGGTGATGGCCGAGCTCTTCGCCAAGAGTCGCCACGCCAAGGTCTTCACCCAGCTGGGGGCCCCCGGGTGCGCGACCTGTCATGAGAACCATGAGATCAAGGAGGCGAGCGACGAGATGTTGGGGCTAGGGGAGGGGGCCGTGTGTGCCGCCTGCCACGCCGCCGGAGACAAGGGCGGGAAGGGCGCCGCCGATATGCGGGCGCTGCTCGACGGCCTCCGAGGCGAGACCGACAAGGCCCGCACAATCCTGCTGCAGGCCGAGCACGCCGGGATGGAGGTCAGCCAGGCCCAGTTCGAGCTGAAGGGCGCC